In Heteronotia binoei isolate CCM8104 ecotype False Entrance Well unplaced genomic scaffold, APGP_CSIRO_Hbin_v1 ptg001539l, whole genome shotgun sequence, one genomic interval encodes:
- the LOC132565738 gene encoding olfactory receptor 51G2-like: protein MLSSSNASFAPPDFFLTGFPGLEKSHIWISIPICSMYFVSIAGNCTILFMIWTDQTLHEPMYYFLCMLALSDLGLSSATLPTMLSVLWFNHRWIHFDACLAQMYFIHTFSIIESGILLAMAFDRLVAIRNPLRYTSILTNDAIIKIGLGAFLRAAFLVFPCSFLLKTMRYGRRNVLSYPFCLHQDILKVVLSDRRLSSIYGLMVVLTSMTVDSVLLMASYVMILKTVLSIASKVEGLRTLNTCISHICAVVTFYTPMIGLSMIHRYGKNAPPVVHILMANVYLLVPPLMNPIVYSVKTKQIRTRIVKRFWKGKGSSEAS, encoded by the coding sequence ATGTTGTCCTCCTCCAATGCATCTTTTGCCCCCCCAGATTTTTTCCTGACAGGCTTCCCTGGGCTGGAAAAATCCCACATCTGGATCTCCATCCCCATCTGTTCCATGTACTTTGTGTCCATCGCTGGGAACTGCACCATCCTCTTCATGATCTGGACGGACCAAACCCTCCACGAGCCCATGTACTATTTCCTCTGCATGCTGGCCCTCTCAGACCTGGGTTTGTCTTCGGCCACTTTGCCTACCATGCTGAGCGTCCTCTGGTTCAACCACCGCTGGATCCACTTTGACGCCTGCCTGGCCCAGATGTACTTCATCCACACCTTCTCCATCATTGAGTCAGGCATTCTGCTGGCCATGGCCTTCGACCGCTTGGTGGCCATCCGGAACCCCCTGAGATACACATCGATCTTGACCAATGATGCCATCATCAAGATTGGGCTGGGGGCTTTCCTCCGGGCTGCTTTTCTTGTGTTCCCCTGTTCCTTCCTCCTGAAGACAATGCGGTATGGAAGAAGAAATGTGCTCTCCTACCCATTCTGTTTGCACCAGGATATTCTGAAGGTGGTGCTTTCAGACCGGAGGCTGAGTAGCATCTATGGGTTGATGGTGGTGCTCACCTCCATGACCGTTGACTCTGTGTTGCTCATGGCGTCCTATGTCATGATCCTCAAAACCGTGCTAAGCATCGCCTCCAAGGTGGAGGGGCTGCGGACCCTGAACACTTGCATCTCCCACATCTGTGCCGTCGTCACCTTTTACACGCCCATGATTGGCCTCTCTATGATCCACCGGTATGGGAAGAATGCCCCACCTGTGGTTCACATCCTCATGGCCAACGTCTATCTTTTGGTGCCTCCCCTGATGAACCCTATCGTGTACAGTGTGAAGACGAAGCAAATTAGAACACGGATCGTTAAAAGGTTCTGGAAGGGAAAAGGGTCAAGTGAGGCCTCTTAG
- the LOC132565739 gene encoding olfactory receptor 52R1-like, translating into MPPPNASWTPSHPAFFLLVGIPGLERVQGWIAIPLCLMYITATLGNGTVLYIIKTEPSLHQSMYLFLAMLAFTDLVLSTSTVPKILAVFWLGSRAIDFHSCLAQMFFIHAFSSVESGVLMAMALDRFVAICFPLRHSAILSLPVIGKLGGLILLRGVVLVSPFSFLASRLPYCDSHVIAHSYCEHMAVVKLVCGNARINTVYGLFVAFVVVGFDVFIIAASYAMILQAVLKLPSNAARRKAFGTCASHVCILLSFYIPGLFTFLTHRFGHNVPHHVHILVAILYLLVPPTLNPIVYGVRTKTIRDRVLSMCFLIGRQRQLL; encoded by the coding sequence ATGCCTCCTCCAAATGCCAGCTGGACCCCTTCGCACCCGGCCTTCTTTCTCCTGGTGGGCATCCCTGGGTTAGAGCGGGTGCAGGGATGGATCGCCATCCCCCTGTGCCTCATGTACATCACTGCCACCCTGGGAAACGGCACCGTTCTCTACATCATCAAGACGGAGCCCAGCTTGCACCAGTCCATGTACCTCTTCCTGGCCATGCTGGCGTTCACCGATCTGGTTCTTTCCACGTCCACCGTGCCCAAAATATTGGCTGTTTTCTGGCTGGGCTCCAGAGCCATTGATTTCCACTCCTGCCTGGCCCAGATGTTCTTCATCCACGCTTTCTCTTCCGTGGAGTCCGGCGTGCTGATGGCCATGGCTCTGGACCGCTTTGTGGCCATTTGCTTCCCGCTCCGGCACTCCGCTATCCTCTCCTTACCAGTGATAGGGAAGCTGGGTGGCCTCATCCTGTTGCGGGGAGTGGTCCTCGTCAGCCCCTTCTCTTTCCTGGCCAGCAGGCTTCCTTACTGCGACAGCCACGTCATCGCCCACTCCTACTGTGAGCACATGGCAGTGGTGAAGCTGGTTTGCGGGAACGCCCGCATCAACACTGTGTACGGCCTCTTTGTGGCCTTCGTCGTGGTTGGGTTTGATGTCTTCATCATTGCTGCCTCCTACGCCATGATCCTCCAGGCTGTGCTGAAGCTCCCATCCAATGCAGCTCGCCGGAAGGCCTTTGGCACCTGTGCTTCTCATGTCTGTATCCTCCTCTCCTTCTACATTCCTGGTCTCTTCACTTTCCTCACACACCGGTTTGGTCATAATGTCCCCCACCATGTCCACATTCTGGTGGCCATCCTCTACCTTCTGGTGCCTCCCACTTTGAACCCCATTGTGTACGGGGTGAGAACCAAGACCATTAGGGACAGAGTCCTCAGCATGTGCTTTCTTATAGGAAGGCAGAGGCAGCTTTTATGA
- the LOC132565740 gene encoding olfactory receptor 52R1-like — translation MPPPNASWTPSHPAFFLLVGIPGLERVQGWIAIPLCLMYITATLGNSTVLYIIKTEPSLHQPMYLFLAMLAFTDLVLSTSTVPKTLAVFWLGSRAIDFHSCLAQMFFIHAFSSVESGVLMAMALDRFVAICFPLQHSAILSLPVIGKLGGLILLRGVVLISPFSFLASRLPYCDRHVIAHSYCEHMAVVKLVCGNTRINTVYGLFVAFVVVGFDVFIIAASYAMILQAVLKLPSNAARRKAFGTCASHVCVILSFYIPALFTFLTHRFGHNVPHHVHILVAILYLLVPPTLNPIVYGVRTKTIRDRVLSMCFLLGRQRQLL, via the coding sequence ATGCCTCCTCCAAATGCCAGCTGGACCCCTTCGCACCCGGCCTTCTTTCTCCTGGTGGGCATCCCTGGGTTAGAGCGGGTGCAGGGATGGATCGCCATCCCCCTGTGCCTCATGTACATCACTGCCACCCTGGGAAACAGCACCGTTCTCTACATCATCAAGACGGAGCCCAGCTTGCATCAGCCCATGTACCTCTTCCTGGCCATGCTGGCCTTCACTGATCTGGTTCTTTCTACGTCCACCGTGCCCAAAACGTTGGCTGTTTTCTGGCTGGGCTCCAGAGCCATTGATTTCCACTCCTGCCTAGCCCAGATGTTCTTCATCCACGCTTTTTCTTCCGTGGAGTCCGGCGTGCTGATGGCCATGGCTCTGGACCGCTTTGTGGCCATTTGCTTCCCGCTCCAGCACTCTGCTATCCTCTCCTTACCAGTGATAGGGAAGCTGGGCGGCCTCATCCTGTTGCGGGGAGTGGTGCTCATCAGCCCCTTCTCCTTCCTGGCCAGCAGGCTTCCTTACTGCGACCGCCACGTCATCGCCCACTCCTACTGTGAGCACATGGCAGTGGTGAAGCTGGTTTGCGGGAACACCCGCATCAACACTGTGTACGGCCTCTTTGTGGCCTTCGTCGTGGTTGGATTTGATGTCTTCATCATTGCTGCCTCCTACGCCATGATCCTCCAGGCTGTGCTGAAGCTCCCATCCAATGCAGCTCGCCGGAAGGCGTTTGGCACCTGTGCTTCTCACGTCTGCGTCATCCTCTCCTTCTACATTCCTGCTCTCTTCACTTTCCTCACACACCGGTTTGGCCATAATGTCCCCCACCATGTCCACATTCTGGTGGCCATCCTCTACCTTCTGGTGCCTCCCACTTTGAACCCCATTGTGTACGGGGTGAGAACCAAGACCATTAGGGACAGAGTCCTCAGCATGTGCTTTCTTCTAGGAAGGCAGAGGCAGCTTTTATGA